One genomic segment of Choristoneura fumiferana chromosome Z, NRCan_CFum_1, whole genome shotgun sequence includes these proteins:
- the LOC141427961 gene encoding potassium voltage-gated channel unc-103-like isoform X1 codes for MEERGAADVPLIVTPTGGAGGAGGAGAALTTSRRTASARGSREDQLPSTWRSSVRVRDTGFRGSRKSVVRLEPPCNGLNGLPAIGKEVLSLGATAGHKGTTQPSHPCTILHHSPYKAAWDWLILILVIYTAIFTPYVAAFQLNEPDFDKRSRSFGEDPIVIIDMIVDVTFIIDILINFRTTYVDVADEVESDPAKIAMHYLRGWFLIDLVAAIPFDLLLFGTDTDEQGLENDETTTLIGLLKTARLLRLVRVARKIDRYSEYGTAVLLLLMATFVLIAHWLACLWYAIGSWERPQLHAPIGWLDALANDVQATYDNSTGPSMRSRYITALYFTCTSLTSVGFGNVAPNTDMEKGFTIFVMLVGSLMYASIFGNVSAIIQRLYSGTARYHTQILRVREFIRFHQIANPLRQRLEEYFQHAWSYTNGIDTSSLLKGFPECLQADICLHLNHNLLTNCSAFAGASPGCLRALSLRFKTTHAPPGETLVHQGDVLTSLYFISRGSIEILKDDIVMIILGKDEIFGENPCVYPTVGRSNCRVRALTYCDLHRVHRDDLLDVLDFYPEFRSSFINNLEITHVMRDEELGGIEPRRRVRYENPCDARLLREAYARTTRRPHTETFAEKVDSQCSDDDTESPRSRGVLEFSAEKAGQDVTPLNFTFTKQRSTTLNSITGMLAQLKRSFPDLYHHHHKTHQPLHNNYSQSTPQTYRSRAGVRRQSSVGPLNDTSPLTGGGGGGAGAGEAAVSTPAHSATLPVSSLSTNPSSYYTNASPSPPAPVHISCDDILAPAAPPAAAPTPSSRSAPHSAVNLHQAGRPTALIFTAERQNAALQDSMSPQYQNVGPAATAASVAAVLTRLEELSRRVAALETGLTADVRRILLLLQARDHAAHTPSQPLPKASLSVPHNSDNQWDWNWNGERERGARCGRGERARGERTPVVQRSASEPHAPVPPVLPPPPHSHSFYR; via the exons ATGGAGGAGCGGGGGGCGGCCGACGTGCCGCTGATCGTGACGCCgacggggggcgcggggggcgcgggtggcgcgggcgccgcgctcACCACGTCGCGCCGCACGGCCTCCGCGCGCGGCTCGCGCGAAGACCAGCTGCCCTCCACATGGCGCTCCTCGGTGCGCGTGCGCGACACCGGCTTCCGCGGCTCGCGCAAGAGCGTCGTACGCCTCGAACCGCCCTGTAATGGCCTCAACGGACTACCTGCTATCGGCAAGGAG GTACTGTCTCTGGGCGCGACAGCCGGCCACAAGGGAACGACGCAGCCTTCTCACCCCTGCACTATCCTCCACCATTCTCCTTACAAG GCCGCTTGGGATTGGTTGATCCTAATATTAGTCATCTACACTGCTATATTCACTCCTTACGTCGCCGCCTTTCAATTGAATGAACCCGACTTTGACAAGCGCTCGCGCAGCTTCGGCGAGGATCCTATCGTCATTATTGATATGATCG TGGATGTGACCTTCATAATAGATATTTTGATAAACTTCCGGACTACGTACGTGGACGTGGCAGACGAGGTGGAGTCGGATCCTGCCAAGATCGCCATGCACTACTTGCGCGGTTGGTTCCTCATCGACCTCGTGGCTGCCATTCCCTTCGACCTGCTGCTCTTCGGAACTGACACCGACGAA CAGGGGCTGGAAAATgatgag ACGACGACGCTCATCGGTCTGCTGAAGACTGCGCGCCTGCTGCGACTAGTGCGGGTGGCGCGCAAAATAGACCGCTACTCCGAATATGGCACTGCCGTCCTCCTCCTCCTAATGGCCACTTTTGTGCTCATTGCGCACTGGCTGGCCTGTCTGTG GTATGCTATAGGGAGTTGGGAACGACCACAGCTGCACGCACCCATTGGCTGGCTGGATGCTCTAGCTAATGATGTCCAGGCCACCTACGACAACTCTACTGGACCATCTATGAG ATCTCGTTACATCACTGCTCTGTACTTCACTTGCACGTCCCTGACGAGCGTGGGCTTCGGGAACGTGGCGCCGAACACTGACATGGAGAAAGGATTCACGATATTTGTCATGCTTGTCGGAT ccCTAATGTACGCCAGCATCTTTGGCAACGTATCAGCGATTATTCAACGATTATACTCCGGAACCGCTCGATACCACACTCAGATACTTAGAGTCAGAGAATTCATTCGCTTTCACCAG aTTGCGAACCCACTTCGACAAAGACTGGAAGAGTATTTCCAACACGCGTGGAGCTACACCAATGGCATCGATACATCAAGCCTCCTAAAAGGATTCCCAGAGTGCCTTCAGGCAGACATCTGCCTCCATCTCAACCATAACCTACTCACTAATTGTTCTGCATTTGCTGGTGCCAGCCCTGGTTGCTTGAG AGCACTCTCTCTGCGATTTAAAACAACACACGCACCTCCCGGTGAAACGTTGGTTCATCAGGGCGATGTTCTCACTTCCCTCTATTTCATCTCACGGGGTTCCATCGAGATTCTAAAAGACGATATCGTAATGATTATTTTAG GTAAAGACGAAATTTTCGGCGAGAACCCGTGCGTGTACCCCACCGTGGGGCGCAGCAACTGTCGCGTACGCGCACTCACCTACTGCGACCTGCACCGCGTGCACCGCGACGACTTGCTCGACGTGCTCGACTTCTACCCCGAGTTCCGATCCTCCTTCATCAACAACCTTGAGATCACCCACGTCATGCGCGAC GAAGAGCTGGGCGGCATCGAGCCGCGGCGACGCGTGCGCTACGAGAACCCGTGCGACGCGCGGCTGCTGCGCGAGGCGTATGCGCGCACCACGCGGCGCCCGCACACGGAAACCTTTGCCGAAAAGGTG GACTCTCAGTGCAGCGACGACGACACAGAGTCGCCCCGCAGCCGCGGCGTGCTGGAATTCTCCGCGGAGAAGGCCGGCCAGGACGTTACGCCGCTCAACTTTACTTTCACCAAACAACGGTCCACCACGCTCAACTCCATCACCG GCATGCTAGCGCAACTTAAACGGAGCTTCCCAGACctctaccaccaccaccataaAACACACCAGCCGCTGCACAACAACTATT CTCAATCGACGCCACAGACGTATAGAAGTAGAGCGGGTGTTAGGCGTCAATCGTCGGTGGGTCCGCTGAACGATACGTCGCCGCTgacgggcggcggcggcggtggcgcgggcgcgggcgaaGCGGCCGTGAGCACGCCGGCGCACAGCGCCACGCTGCCCGTGTCCAGCCTGAGTACCAACCCCAGCAGCTACTACACCAACGCGTCGCCCAGCCCACCTGCGCCCGTCCACATCTCCTGTGACGACATCctggcgcccgccgcgccgccggccgccgcaCCCACGCCCTCCTCGCGCTCTGCGCCGCACTCCGCCGTCAACCTCCACCAGGCCGGTCGACCTACAGCTCTCATCTTCACAGCTGAACGTCAAAACGCAGCACTACAG GATAGCATGTCGCCTCAATACCAGAACGTGGGCCCGGCGGCGACGGCGGCGTCGGTGGCGGCGGTGCTGACGCGGCTGGAGGAGCTGAGCCGGCGCGTGGCGGCGCTCGAGACTGGGCTCACGGCCGACGTGCGCCGCATCCTGCTGCTGCTGCAGGCGCGCGACCACGCTGCGCACACGCCCTCGCAACCCCTGCCCAAGGCCTCTCTGTCCGTGCCACATAATAGCGAT AACCAGTGGGACTGGAACTGGAACGGTGagcgcgagcgcggcgcgcgctgcgggcGCGGCGAACGCGCGCGCGGCGAGCGCACGCCCGTGGTGCAGCGCTCGGCGTCGGAGCCGCACGCGCCGGTGCCGCCCGTGctaccgccgcccccgcactCGCACTCCTTCTACAGGTAG
- the LOC141427961 gene encoding potassium voltage-gated channel unc-103-like isoform X7: MENGALKYGSNNNNNEIAEEKVVLSLGATAGHKGTTQPSHPCTILHHSPYKAAWDWLILILVIYTAIFTPYVAAFQLNEPDFDKRSRSFGEDPIVIIDMIVDVTFIIDILINFRTTYVDVADEVESDPAKIAMHYLRGWFLIDLVAAIPFDLLLFGTDTDEQGLENDETTTLIGLLKTARLLRLVRVARKIDRYSEYGTAVLLLLMATFVLIAHWLACLWYAIGSWERPQLHAPIGWLDALANDVQATYDNSTGPSMRSRYITALYFTCTSLTSVGFGNVAPNTDMEKGFTIFVMLVGSLMYASIFGNVSAIIQRLYSGTARYHTQILRVREFIRFHQIANPLRQRLEEYFQHAWSYTNGIDTSSLLKGFPECLQADICLHLNHNLLTNCSAFAGASPGCLRALSLRFKTTHAPPGETLVHQGDVLTSLYFISRGSIEILKDDIVMIILGKDEIFGENPCVYPTVGRSNCRVRALTYCDLHRVHRDDLLDVLDFYPEFRSSFINNLEITHVMRDEELGGIEPRRRVRYENPCDARLLREAYARTTRRPHTETFAEKVDSQCSDDDTESPRSRGVLEFSAEKAGQDVTPLNFTFTKQRSTTLNSITGMLAQLKRSFPDLYHHHHKTHQPLHNNYSQSTPQTYRSRAGVRRQSSVGPLNDTSPLTGGGGGGAGAGEAAVSTPAHSATLPVSSLSTNPSSYYTNASPSPPAPVHISCDDILAPAAPPAAAPTPSSRSAPHSAVNLHQAGRPTALIFTAERQNAALQDSMSPQYQNVGPAATAASVAAVLTRLEELSRRVAALETGLTADVRRILLLLQARDHAAHTPSQPLPKASLSVPHNSDNQWDWNWNGERERGARCGRGERARGERTPVVQRSASEPHAPVPPVLPPPPHSHSFYR; encoded by the exons GTACTGTCTCTGGGCGCGACAGCCGGCCACAAGGGAACGACGCAGCCTTCTCACCCCTGCACTATCCTCCACCATTCTCCTTACAAG GCCGCTTGGGATTGGTTGATCCTAATATTAGTCATCTACACTGCTATATTCACTCCTTACGTCGCCGCCTTTCAATTGAATGAACCCGACTTTGACAAGCGCTCGCGCAGCTTCGGCGAGGATCCTATCGTCATTATTGATATGATCG TGGATGTGACCTTCATAATAGATATTTTGATAAACTTCCGGACTACGTACGTGGACGTGGCAGACGAGGTGGAGTCGGATCCTGCCAAGATCGCCATGCACTACTTGCGCGGTTGGTTCCTCATCGACCTCGTGGCTGCCATTCCCTTCGACCTGCTGCTCTTCGGAACTGACACCGACGAA CAGGGGCTGGAAAATgatgag ACGACGACGCTCATCGGTCTGCTGAAGACTGCGCGCCTGCTGCGACTAGTGCGGGTGGCGCGCAAAATAGACCGCTACTCCGAATATGGCACTGCCGTCCTCCTCCTCCTAATGGCCACTTTTGTGCTCATTGCGCACTGGCTGGCCTGTCTGTG GTATGCTATAGGGAGTTGGGAACGACCACAGCTGCACGCACCCATTGGCTGGCTGGATGCTCTAGCTAATGATGTCCAGGCCACCTACGACAACTCTACTGGACCATCTATGAG ATCTCGTTACATCACTGCTCTGTACTTCACTTGCACGTCCCTGACGAGCGTGGGCTTCGGGAACGTGGCGCCGAACACTGACATGGAGAAAGGATTCACGATATTTGTCATGCTTGTCGGAT ccCTAATGTACGCCAGCATCTTTGGCAACGTATCAGCGATTATTCAACGATTATACTCCGGAACCGCTCGATACCACACTCAGATACTTAGAGTCAGAGAATTCATTCGCTTTCACCAG aTTGCGAACCCACTTCGACAAAGACTGGAAGAGTATTTCCAACACGCGTGGAGCTACACCAATGGCATCGATACATCAAGCCTCCTAAAAGGATTCCCAGAGTGCCTTCAGGCAGACATCTGCCTCCATCTCAACCATAACCTACTCACTAATTGTTCTGCATTTGCTGGTGCCAGCCCTGGTTGCTTGAG AGCACTCTCTCTGCGATTTAAAACAACACACGCACCTCCCGGTGAAACGTTGGTTCATCAGGGCGATGTTCTCACTTCCCTCTATTTCATCTCACGGGGTTCCATCGAGATTCTAAAAGACGATATCGTAATGATTATTTTAG GTAAAGACGAAATTTTCGGCGAGAACCCGTGCGTGTACCCCACCGTGGGGCGCAGCAACTGTCGCGTACGCGCACTCACCTACTGCGACCTGCACCGCGTGCACCGCGACGACTTGCTCGACGTGCTCGACTTCTACCCCGAGTTCCGATCCTCCTTCATCAACAACCTTGAGATCACCCACGTCATGCGCGAC GAAGAGCTGGGCGGCATCGAGCCGCGGCGACGCGTGCGCTACGAGAACCCGTGCGACGCGCGGCTGCTGCGCGAGGCGTATGCGCGCACCACGCGGCGCCCGCACACGGAAACCTTTGCCGAAAAGGTG GACTCTCAGTGCAGCGACGACGACACAGAGTCGCCCCGCAGCCGCGGCGTGCTGGAATTCTCCGCGGAGAAGGCCGGCCAGGACGTTACGCCGCTCAACTTTACTTTCACCAAACAACGGTCCACCACGCTCAACTCCATCACCG GCATGCTAGCGCAACTTAAACGGAGCTTCCCAGACctctaccaccaccaccataaAACACACCAGCCGCTGCACAACAACTATT CTCAATCGACGCCACAGACGTATAGAAGTAGAGCGGGTGTTAGGCGTCAATCGTCGGTGGGTCCGCTGAACGATACGTCGCCGCTgacgggcggcggcggcggtggcgcgggcgcgggcgaaGCGGCCGTGAGCACGCCGGCGCACAGCGCCACGCTGCCCGTGTCCAGCCTGAGTACCAACCCCAGCAGCTACTACACCAACGCGTCGCCCAGCCCACCTGCGCCCGTCCACATCTCCTGTGACGACATCctggcgcccgccgcgccgccggccgccgcaCCCACGCCCTCCTCGCGCTCTGCGCCGCACTCCGCCGTCAACCTCCACCAGGCCGGTCGACCTACAGCTCTCATCTTCACAGCTGAACGTCAAAACGCAGCACTACAG GATAGCATGTCGCCTCAATACCAGAACGTGGGCCCGGCGGCGACGGCGGCGTCGGTGGCGGCGGTGCTGACGCGGCTGGAGGAGCTGAGCCGGCGCGTGGCGGCGCTCGAGACTGGGCTCACGGCCGACGTGCGCCGCATCCTGCTGCTGCTGCAGGCGCGCGACCACGCTGCGCACACGCCCTCGCAACCCCTGCCCAAGGCCTCTCTGTCCGTGCCACATAATAGCGAT AACCAGTGGGACTGGAACTGGAACGGTGagcgcgagcgcggcgcgcgctgcgggcGCGGCGAACGCGCGCGCGGCGAGCGCACGCCCGTGGTGCAGCGCTCGGCGTCGGAGCCGCACGCGCCGGTGCCGCCCGTGctaccgccgcccccgcactCGCACTCCTTCTACAGGTAG
- the LOC141427961 gene encoding potassium voltage-gated channel unc-103-like isoform X3, with the protein MEERGAADVPLIVTPTGGAGGAGGAGAALTTSRRTASARGSREDQLPSTWRSSVRVRDTGFRGSRKSVVRLEPPCNGLNGLPAIGKEVLSLGATAGHKGTTQPSHPCTILHHSPYKAAWDWLILILVIYTAIFTPYVAAFQLNEPDFDKRSRSFGEDPIVIIDMIVDVTFIIDILINFRTTYVDVADEVESDPAKIAMHYLRGWFLIDLVAAIPFDLLLFGTDTDEQGLENDETTTLIGLLKTARLLRLVRVARKIDRYSEYGTAVLLLLMATFVLIAHWLACLWYAIGSWERPQLHAPIGWLDALANDVQATYDNSTGPSMRSRYITALYFTCTSLTSVGFGNVAPNTDMEKGFTIFVMLVGSLMYASIFGNVSAIIQRLYSGTARYHTQILRVREFIRFHQIANPLRQRLEEYFQHAWSYTNGIDTSSLLKGFPECLQADICLHLNHNLLTNCSAFAGASPGCLRALSLRFKTTHAPPGETLVHQGDVLTSLYFISRGSIEILKDDIVMIILGKDEIFGENPCVYPTVGRSNCRVRALTYCDLHRVHRDDLLDVLDFYPEFRSSFINNLEITHVMRDEELGGIEPRRRVRYENPCDARLLREAYARTTRRPHTETFAEKDSQCSDDDTESPRSRGVLEFSAEKAGQDVTPLNFTFTKQRSTTLNSITGMLAQLKRSFPDLYHHHHKTHQPLHNNYSQSTPQTYRSRAGVRRQSSVGPLNDTSPLTGGGGGGAGAGEAAVSTPAHSATLPVSSLSTNPSSYYTNASPSPPAPVHISCDDILAPAAPPAAAPTPSSRSAPHSAVNLHQAGRPTALIFTAERQNAALQDSMSPQYQNVGPAATAASVAAVLTRLEELSRRVAALETGLTADVRRILLLLQARDHAAHTPSQPLPKASLSVPHNSDNQWDWNWNGERERGARCGRGERARGERTPVVQRSASEPHAPVPPVLPPPPHSHSFYR; encoded by the exons ATGGAGGAGCGGGGGGCGGCCGACGTGCCGCTGATCGTGACGCCgacggggggcgcggggggcgcgggtggcgcgggcgccgcgctcACCACGTCGCGCCGCACGGCCTCCGCGCGCGGCTCGCGCGAAGACCAGCTGCCCTCCACATGGCGCTCCTCGGTGCGCGTGCGCGACACCGGCTTCCGCGGCTCGCGCAAGAGCGTCGTACGCCTCGAACCGCCCTGTAATGGCCTCAACGGACTACCTGCTATCGGCAAGGAG GTACTGTCTCTGGGCGCGACAGCCGGCCACAAGGGAACGACGCAGCCTTCTCACCCCTGCACTATCCTCCACCATTCTCCTTACAAG GCCGCTTGGGATTGGTTGATCCTAATATTAGTCATCTACACTGCTATATTCACTCCTTACGTCGCCGCCTTTCAATTGAATGAACCCGACTTTGACAAGCGCTCGCGCAGCTTCGGCGAGGATCCTATCGTCATTATTGATATGATCG TGGATGTGACCTTCATAATAGATATTTTGATAAACTTCCGGACTACGTACGTGGACGTGGCAGACGAGGTGGAGTCGGATCCTGCCAAGATCGCCATGCACTACTTGCGCGGTTGGTTCCTCATCGACCTCGTGGCTGCCATTCCCTTCGACCTGCTGCTCTTCGGAACTGACACCGACGAA CAGGGGCTGGAAAATgatgag ACGACGACGCTCATCGGTCTGCTGAAGACTGCGCGCCTGCTGCGACTAGTGCGGGTGGCGCGCAAAATAGACCGCTACTCCGAATATGGCACTGCCGTCCTCCTCCTCCTAATGGCCACTTTTGTGCTCATTGCGCACTGGCTGGCCTGTCTGTG GTATGCTATAGGGAGTTGGGAACGACCACAGCTGCACGCACCCATTGGCTGGCTGGATGCTCTAGCTAATGATGTCCAGGCCACCTACGACAACTCTACTGGACCATCTATGAG ATCTCGTTACATCACTGCTCTGTACTTCACTTGCACGTCCCTGACGAGCGTGGGCTTCGGGAACGTGGCGCCGAACACTGACATGGAGAAAGGATTCACGATATTTGTCATGCTTGTCGGAT ccCTAATGTACGCCAGCATCTTTGGCAACGTATCAGCGATTATTCAACGATTATACTCCGGAACCGCTCGATACCACACTCAGATACTTAGAGTCAGAGAATTCATTCGCTTTCACCAG aTTGCGAACCCACTTCGACAAAGACTGGAAGAGTATTTCCAACACGCGTGGAGCTACACCAATGGCATCGATACATCAAGCCTCCTAAAAGGATTCCCAGAGTGCCTTCAGGCAGACATCTGCCTCCATCTCAACCATAACCTACTCACTAATTGTTCTGCATTTGCTGGTGCCAGCCCTGGTTGCTTGAG AGCACTCTCTCTGCGATTTAAAACAACACACGCACCTCCCGGTGAAACGTTGGTTCATCAGGGCGATGTTCTCACTTCCCTCTATTTCATCTCACGGGGTTCCATCGAGATTCTAAAAGACGATATCGTAATGATTATTTTAG GTAAAGACGAAATTTTCGGCGAGAACCCGTGCGTGTACCCCACCGTGGGGCGCAGCAACTGTCGCGTACGCGCACTCACCTACTGCGACCTGCACCGCGTGCACCGCGACGACTTGCTCGACGTGCTCGACTTCTACCCCGAGTTCCGATCCTCCTTCATCAACAACCTTGAGATCACCCACGTCATGCGCGAC GAAGAGCTGGGCGGCATCGAGCCGCGGCGACGCGTGCGCTACGAGAACCCGTGCGACGCGCGGCTGCTGCGCGAGGCGTATGCGCGCACCACGCGGCGCCCGCACACGGAAACCTTTGCCGAAAAG GACTCTCAGTGCAGCGACGACGACACAGAGTCGCCCCGCAGCCGCGGCGTGCTGGAATTCTCCGCGGAGAAGGCCGGCCAGGACGTTACGCCGCTCAACTTTACTTTCACCAAACAACGGTCCACCACGCTCAACTCCATCACCG GCATGCTAGCGCAACTTAAACGGAGCTTCCCAGACctctaccaccaccaccataaAACACACCAGCCGCTGCACAACAACTATT CTCAATCGACGCCACAGACGTATAGAAGTAGAGCGGGTGTTAGGCGTCAATCGTCGGTGGGTCCGCTGAACGATACGTCGCCGCTgacgggcggcggcggcggtggcgcgggcgcgggcgaaGCGGCCGTGAGCACGCCGGCGCACAGCGCCACGCTGCCCGTGTCCAGCCTGAGTACCAACCCCAGCAGCTACTACACCAACGCGTCGCCCAGCCCACCTGCGCCCGTCCACATCTCCTGTGACGACATCctggcgcccgccgcgccgccggccgccgcaCCCACGCCCTCCTCGCGCTCTGCGCCGCACTCCGCCGTCAACCTCCACCAGGCCGGTCGACCTACAGCTCTCATCTTCACAGCTGAACGTCAAAACGCAGCACTACAG GATAGCATGTCGCCTCAATACCAGAACGTGGGCCCGGCGGCGACGGCGGCGTCGGTGGCGGCGGTGCTGACGCGGCTGGAGGAGCTGAGCCGGCGCGTGGCGGCGCTCGAGACTGGGCTCACGGCCGACGTGCGCCGCATCCTGCTGCTGCTGCAGGCGCGCGACCACGCTGCGCACACGCCCTCGCAACCCCTGCCCAAGGCCTCTCTGTCCGTGCCACATAATAGCGAT AACCAGTGGGACTGGAACTGGAACGGTGagcgcgagcgcggcgcgcgctgcgggcGCGGCGAACGCGCGCGCGGCGAGCGCACGCCCGTGGTGCAGCGCTCGGCGTCGGAGCCGCACGCGCCGGTGCCGCCCGTGctaccgccgcccccgcactCGCACTCCTTCTACAGGTAG